A window of Caretta caretta isolate rCarCar2 chromosome 13, rCarCar1.hap1, whole genome shotgun sequence contains these coding sequences:
- the LOC125622045 gene encoding duodenase-1-like — MAYVQIGSKGSCGGFLIQEDVVVTAAHCNCNLGNIYVYLGVQDFKKPGQNWQRIRARRWIQHPDFSNENFDNDIMLLKLWRSAELTEWVMPIPLPEADHHVSPGSECSVAGWGRTGVNTTTDRLQEAEQEVVSDGLCGERYRHYDPTTMLCAGSPHAKKSAFQGDSGGPLVCDGVVQGIISNGDPDGRPPSIYTRISKFIPWINKTLQKLS; from the exons ATGGCCTATGTACAAATAGGGTCAAAGGGAAGCTGCGGAGGGTTCCTGATCCAGGAGGACGTGGTGGTGACGGCGGCTCATTGTAACTGCAACCTGGG CAACATCTATGTCTACCTGGGAGTCCAAGACTTCAAGAAGCCAGGACAGAACTGGCAACGGATCCGGGCCCGTCGCTGGATCCAGCACCCTGACTTCAGCAATGAGAACTTTGATAATGACATCATGCTGCTGAAG CTGTGGCGCAGTGCGGAGCTGACCGAGTGGGTGATGCCCATCCCCCTGCCGGAGGCTGATCACCACGTCAGCCCAGGCTCCGAGTGCAGCGTGGCCGGGTGGGGTCGGACCGGAGTGAACACCACCACCGACAGGCTGCAGGAGGCGGAGCAGGAGGTGGTGTCGGACGGGCTGTGCGGAGAGCGGTACCGGCATTACGACCCCACCACCATGCTGTGTGCCGGCAGCCCCCACGCCAAGAAATCAGCCTTCCAG GGTGATTCCGGTGGGCCATTGGTGTGCGACGGGGTGGTCCAGGGCATCATTTCCAATGGAGATCCGGATGGGCGACCCCCCAGCATATACACAAGAATCTCCAAATTCATCCCCTGGATCAACAAAACTCTGCAGAAACTGAGTTAA